The sequence below is a genomic window from Sandaracinaceae bacterium.
CGCCTTGTGGATGTTCTCGAAGATGATGGACATGATCAGGCGGGGAGCAGGACGTAGCCGACGGCGCTGAGGATGAACTGCCAGACGATGATGCCGAACAGGGAGCCGACGACCGCCTCCGTGGTGGCGATGCCCACGCCCTCGGAGCCACCGAAGGTGCGCAGCCCGCGCTGGGAGCTGACGATGGCGATGGTGCCGCCGTAGGTCACCATCTTGAGCAACCCCAGGATGACGTCACCCGAGGTGAGCATGCTGAGGTTGAAGAAGGTGTTGGGGTTCACATCGAAGCTGACCATGGCCACGAGCATCCCCGAGCCGATGCCGACCGCGCCCCCGATGCAGAGCACCACCGTGCCCATCACGACGGCCGCGATGAAGCGTGGCACGACCAGGAAGTCGACGGGGTCCGCCGCGCTCATGCGCAACGCGTCGGTCTGCTCGGTGACCACCATGCTGCCGATCTCGGCCGCGATGCCTGCGCCCACACGCGTGGCGAGCGGCATGGCGCCCACCGAGGCGATCAGGTCGCGGACCTGCAGCTTGAGGAACGTGGCGCCCAGGAGCGACATGTCCGGGATGATCTTCTTGGTCTGCAGGCCCATCTGGTAGGCCACGATGGCGCCGATGAACGCCATGGTGACGCACATGAAGAACATCGAGCCGTTGCCGATGGCGAACATCTGCGCGGCGATGTCGCCCTTCTCGCGCTTGCCGCGCACGCAGTAGTAGAGGGTGCGGCTGAAGACACCCACCAGGTCTTTGATCTCGCGCGCGTAGAACTCGAGCTGGCTGTCCTCGACGTCGTCGTCGTGGTCGTGCGGTTCGTGCGCTTGGGTCTCGGCGGTGGCAGTGCTCATGCGCGCGTCAGTCCATGATGAAGGTGGACAGGTAGTCCGCGATGAAGACGCCGCTGGCGGCCGCCACGACCGACGCGTTGACGGAGCGGCCGACGCCGGGCGCGCCACCGCTGGTGGACAGGCCGTAGTAGCAGGAGTTCAGCGCGATCATGATGCCGAACAGGAAGGCCTTGATGACACCCACGGCGAAGTCCCAGATCTCGAGCCGCGGGAGCGACGAGTTGAGGAACAGCATCCAGTTCACGTCCAGCATGAAGCTGGCCATGCCCATGGCGCCCACGATGGCGAGGAAGTCGCCGATGACGCACAGCAGGGTGAGGATGATGACGATGCTGATGGCCCGCGGGACGACCAGGTAGCCGATGGGGTCGATGGCCAGGGCCCGCAGGGCGTCGAGCTGCTCGGTGACCGCCATGGTGCCGAGCTCGGCCGTGTTGTTGGCCCCCACGCGCCCGTTGAACATCAGCGCCATGAGCAGCGGGCCGATCTCGCGGAAGGTGGTGTAGATGGCCGACCAGCCGACGAAGCTGCGCGCGTTGTAGCGGATGACCAGCGGCGCGGCCTGGATGACCATGATGGCGCCGACGAAGAAGGCGGTGGCGGCGAGGATGGGCAGCGACTTGACGCCCATGCGGTACATGTTCCGGAAGAACTCGTAGCGGTCGATCTTCCACGGCAGCGAGCGACGCAGGATCTGACCCGCCATGATGGCGATGCCACCCGCCTGCCCGGCGATCCCGAGCAGCGTGGCGCCCACCCGCTCGGGGATGGCCAACGTAGCCGACGTTCCGTTGCTCATAGGGGGCCCTCTGTCTCGCCGCGGATGAACTGATGCACGTAGGGGTTGCGCGAGGCCCACGCTTCTTCGAGCGTCCCGTCGAAGATGAGCTCGCCGTTGAGCAGCATGCCGACACGGTCGGCGATACTCAAGACCCGCTGGATGTCGCTGGAGACGACCATGACGGTGCTGCGCTGCTCCCGCGCCTCGTCGCGGATGAGGTTGCAGATGCGCTGGCTGGTGACCGGGTCGAGCCCTGCGGTGGGCTCGTCGTACAGGATGTAGGGCGCGCGGATGATGGTGGCCCTGGCCACGCCGATGCGCTTCTTCTGCCCGCCGGACAAGCTGTTCGGGTTGCGATCTTCGAAGCCGGGGAGGGACATGCGCATGAGCCGCTCGGCCACGCGCTCCTTGATCTCTTCCTCGCTGATGTTGTCGAACAGGCGGCGCAGCGGGAACGCGATGTTGTCCCCCACGCTTTTATCGAACAACGCGTAATTCTGGAAGAGATAGCCGATCTTCTTGCGCAGCTGCGCGAGCTTCAGCTCGTCGTGGAAGGTGACCTCTTCCCCGTCGATCCACACCTGCCCCGTCTCGGGCGTGAGCAGGCCCGCGATGGTCTTGAACAGGACGCTCTTGCCCGCCGCACCAGGGCCGATGAGCGCGTAGATGCACTCATGGGGAACTTCGAGGGAAACCCCGCGCAATACAGGGGTTTTGAAGCGTAGATGGATGTCGTGGACCTTGATCACCGTATCAGGACGCGCGCGGCGGAAGCGGAGTGTACAAGTTTCGTTTCAAAAAGATAGCTCCGACGTCGTACCCTGTGCGTGGCCATGACCGACCCCTCCATCCCATCGCTGCCAGCGGGTACCCTCGTCCTGAACCGCTTCGAGGTCGTGGCGTTCGCGCACGCCGACTCGCTCGGGGCGCTGTACCGCGCCAAGGACACGAAGACCCAGCGACCGATCGCGCTGCGCGTGTTCCGGCCCGCGTACATGACGGAACCGGTCGTGGCAGCCCTCAAGAGCGCCGTGCGAGCGGCCACCAAGATCCGCCACCCCAACGTGGCCAGCACCTTCGGCCTCGGGCTGGCGCTGGGCGCGCACGTGCTGGCGTTCGAGTGGGTCGAAGGGCAGACGCTGGCGGCGTGCCTCGCTGGGCGCGACGGAAAGCCCGTGTCGCTGCATGGCGCCGCGCAGGTCATCCATGCGGTGTGCGAGGCGCTCGAGGCGGCCGAGGAGCACGGTGACGGGGCTCCTCATGGCGCGCTGCGTCCAGACGCGGTGTGGATCGGACAGAACGGCGTCGTGAAGGTGACGGAGTTCGGCGTGGCGGACGCGCTCGTGCGCTCGCTCGGCATCGCGGTCCTCCCCCCCGCCGAGCAGACCTGCATGGCGCCGGAGGTGAAGGCTGGCGGCACGGCGACGCTGCAGTCGGACGTGTTCTCCGTCGGGGCCATCACCTACCAGCTGCTCACCGGGCGCTCCACCGCGCAGGGCTTCGTGCCGCCGTCGAAGGCGCATCCAGACGCCACGGCCGAGATCGACGCGTGGCTGCTGAAGTGCCTCGCGCCCGACCCGGCCAACCGCTACGCGATCTTCGACGTGGTGCGCGAGACGCTGGACGAGCTGGTCCAGCACGCGCCGCCTCCGGGACCCACGGACGACTTCGGCGTGGCGCTGCGTGAGGCCGGCGTCGCGGGTCGCACATCGCTCGTCGCGCCCGAGCCGCCTGCTGGCGATCGCCCGCAGGTTGGCGCTCGCGTCTCGTTGGACCAGGGCTTTCGGCCGGACGCGGCGCCAGGTGGCGCGGCACCTTCCGCGATCGTGGACCTCGGCGCGCTGCTGGCGCAGGTCACGGAGAACGACTCGCAGCGCTGGATCGTGGTGAAGGACGGGCTCGACCACGGGCCGTTCTCGGGCCGTGAGCTGGTGCGCATGCTGGCGGCGGGTGAGGTCACCTCGGCCCACAGCGTCATGAACATGGACACGGGCGAGCGGAAGCCCGTCACTGCGTGGCCCGAGTTTGCGGACTTCGCGTCGCAGCGCGAGGCCAAGGTCAAGCAGGAGGCCACCGCGGTGGCCGTGGAGAAGGTGGCGAGCTCCGAGAAGCGCGCAGGCCGCACCAAGGTCCTGGTGGCGGGCGGGCTCATCCTGGCCGTGGTCGGCGGGGGCGTCGCCTTCGCGCTGACGCGCGACGCGAGCGAGTCCGAGCGCTTGGCCCAGGCCGATCTCGACGGACTCTACGAGATGGGCGAGATCGAGATCGAGGGCACGGCCGAGACCCTGACCGATCCGCACGCGGGGGGGCACCGTCGCGGCGGCGGCGGGCACGGCGGTGGCGGGCACGGCGGAGCCGGTGGCAGCGGCGGAGGGGCTGGCGGCGGCGAGTCTGGCGGGGGCGGCGGTGGTGGCCTGACCTACGAGGAGGCCATGAACCGCGCCGTCGAGATGGGGGACATCAGCGGCGGCGGCTCTGGCGGTGGACAGCTCACGTCTGCCCAGGTCGCGGCCACCATGAATCAGCACGTCAACCGCATCTATGGCGCGTGCGTGGTGCCCGAGCAGGGGCGCGGCGGCAACCTCAACGCGGTCACCATCGACATCGCCATCCTGGGCAGCGGCCAGGTGCAGGGCGCGAGCACTCCGCAGGGCAGCTCGGAGTTCAAGGCGTGCGTCAACCGTGTGGTGCGTGGCATCCGCTTCCCCACCTTCGGGGCTCCCCGGATGGGTTCACGCTATCGGTTCAACGCGCGCTGACACGGTCCGCTTGCGCGTCACGCACGTGTAGGCCATTCACGCACTCATGCGTACATGGTCGGAGGTTGGTCGAGGGGGGCGCGTGGGCGCCATGTTCGGGGTGGTGTGGGCGACGCTGTGTGGGTCGGGGTGTCAGGCAACCCTGGAGAGCGGGCTGGACGAAGGTCAGGCGGACGCCGTGGTCGTCGCGTTGCACACCCAGGGGATCGGCGCGGAGAAGGTGGCCGGCGCGGGCAACGACGCTGGCTTCGAGATCCAGGTCAGCACGGAGGACGTGGGGCCGGCGCTGCGTGTTCTGCGGGAGGCCGGGCTGCCAGCCGCTCGTGAGCCGGGCATCCACGAAGTCTTTGGCGCCGGTGGCCTCATCCCCACCGCCACCGAAGAGCGCGCGCGTCTGGCCATGGCGCTGGCCGGAGAGCTGGCGGCCACCCTCGAGCGCATCGACGGGGTGCTGGACGCCAGGGTGCACGTTGCCCTGCCGGACCGGCGGCTGGGGCTCATGGATGACGCCCCCCAGCGGCCCCGGGCTTCGGTGCTCCTGAAGCACCATCGGGGCGACACACCCTATGAGGAGGCATCCGTGCGGTCCCTCGTGGCGGGGGCGGTGGACGGGATGCTGCCCGAGGACGTGTCCGTCATGGCCGTCATCGCCCCGCCGCCGTCTGATTCGCGGCAAGCGCTGGTCTCTTTCGGTCCCGTGTCGGTGACGCGGGGGTCCGCGTCCGCGCTGCGAGCGATCGGGATCGCTGGGTTGGCGGGCTACGCCGCCCTGGCCTTGGTCCTGCTCGTGGTCGTGACACGCGCTCGTCAGCGCGTGAGGGTCCTGGAAGCGAGCCTGGCGACCGCCCTCGAGGCCGGCGCGGCGGTCGCGGCGGCCGAATAGGGGAGGGGCCCGAGAGGGGGGCCCGGGAGCGAAGCGCCGGCCCCGAAGAGACCTTCATTGACACCCGGAAGCCAGGGTACTATCACCATGCCGCTCGAACCTGGGCCCCCTCGCGAAGTGCGTGAAAACGTGCCGCGACGCCCCGGTCGAAGGCCGAAACCACCCCTCAACCGGAGCGCTACGCTTCATGTTCGCCGTCTATCTCCCCGTGTTCATCATGCTGGGCGTGGCCACCTTGGTCGCCGTCGGCATGTTCACGGCCACCTCGCTGGCCGGGCCCAAGAACATGACCGCGGAAAAGGCCATTCCGTACGAGTCAGGGTCCGAAACCACGGGTGCCAACCACATCAGGATGAGCATCAAGTTCTACCTGACGGCCATCCTGTTCGTGGTCTTCGACATCGAAGCGGTCTTCCTCTACCCGTGGGCGGCCATGTTCCGCAGCCTCGGGTGGCTCGGCTTCGTCGAGATGCTGCTGTTCATCGTCATCCTGGGCGTCACCCTCATCTACGCCTGGAAGAAGGGAGCCCTCGAATGGGAGAGCTGAACCAACTCAAGGTCATCGGTGGCGCGAGCGGCGAGAGCTTCTTCACCACCAAGTTCGACGCGCTACTCGCGTGGTCGCGCAAGTGGTCCCTCTTCCAGTACCCGTTCGCCACGGCCTGCTGTGGCATGGAGTTCTTCCAGGTGGCCGGCCCGCGCTACGACGTCGCGCGCTTCGGCGCCGAGGCTCCGCGCTTCAGCCCCCGCCAGTCGGACGTGCTCTGGGTGGTCGGCACCATCAGCCAGCGCCAGGGCCCCGTGCTCAAGCGCATCTACGAGCAGATGGCCGACCCCAAGTGGGTCATCGCGTTCGGCACTTGCGCCAGCTGCGGCGGGTTCTACGACAACTACACGACCATCCCCGGCGCCGACAAGGTCATCCCGGTGGACGTGTTCATCCCCGGCTGTCCCCCGCGCCCCGAGGCCGTGCTCGACGGGCTCATGCTCCTGCAGGAGAAGATCACCAACGGCAACCGCGAGCCCGCCGTCGTGCTCCCGGCCGAGGTGCCCCGGCAGCTCAAGGAGCGCGTGGGTGAGATCCCGGTGGCCAGCGCCACCAAGACGGGAGGCCACGGATGAGCAAGGCAGTGATTGCACGCCTGAAGACGCAGTTCGGTGACAAGGTCCTCGCCAGCAGCGACTTCCGCGGCGACGACAGCGCGACCGTCGCGATGGGCGACTGGGTCGCGGTGGCCACCTTCCTGCGCGACGACGCGCAGCTGAAGATGGACATGTTCACGGACATCACGGCCGTGGACTACCCCGAGCGCGAGCCGGACGAGCCGCGCTTCGAGCTGGTGCTCATGGTCCGTTCGCTCGAGAAGAACCACCGCGCCATCCTGAAGACCAAGGTGGCCGACGGCGCCACGCCACCCACGCTCACTGGCGTCTGGGCGGGCGCCAACTGGGGTGAGCGCGAGGTCTTCGACATGTTCGGCATCCGCTTCAAGGATCACCCCGACATGCGCCGCATCCTGATGTACGACGAGTTCGTCGGGCACCCGCTGCGCAAGGACTACCCCATCGACCGTGTGCAGCCCATCGTCGAGTACCGCGACGCGACCGACATGGCCAAGCTCGCGCCCTTCGGCATCGAAGAGGGTCAGCCCTTCGCGCGCATCGACTGGGAGGCGCGCCTCGGTGCGGACAAGCCCACGCAGGTGAGCCCCGCCATCGCCCAGCAGCAGGGCCAGACGCGCACGCTCAGCGACAGCGCCGCCGCGCAGCTGTTGATGGAGAAGCTCGCCGCCAAGCGCGCCGCCGAGAGCGCAGAAGCCCCGCAGGAATAGGAGTAGAACGTGGAGCCAGCCGACGACATCCTGCTCGACGACGACGCTGCCCTCGAGCTCCCCTCGGAGCCGATGCGCCTCAACATGGGTCCCTCGCACCCGGCCATGCACGGCACCATCCGCATGGTGCTCGACCTGGACGGTGAGATCGTCCAGAACGTGGACGTGCAGCCGGGCTACCTGCACCGCGGCTTCGAGAAGAGCTGCGAGCGGGGCACCTGGGCGCAGGTCTTCCCGTACACCGACCGCCTCAACTACGTCTCGCCCATGTGCAACAACGTGGGCTACGCGCTGGCGGTGGAGAAGCTGCTCGACATCGAGGTGCCCGAGCGCGCGCAGTACTACCGCGTGATGCTCTCCGAGATCGCGCGCATCTGCGACCACTTCACGTGCAACGGCGCCGCGGCCATGGAGCTCGGCGCGTTCACGCCGTTCCTGTGGATCCTCAAGGTGCGCGAGTGGCTCTGGCACATCCTCGAGGCCGAGACGGGCGCGCGCATGACGCACAGCTTCGCGCGCATCGGCGGCATGGCGGCGGCGCCCACCCCCGGCTTCAAGGCGGCTGTGCGGCACCGCATCCCCGAGGTGCGCAAGGTCATCGCCGAGACCGAGACGATGCTGGCCAAGAACCGCATCTTCCTCGACCGCACGCAGGGCGTCGGCATCCTCACCAAGGAGCGGGCCATCGCGCTCGGATGCACGGGCGTCATCGGCCGCGCGGCGGGCATCCCGTACGACGTGCGCAAGGACAACCCCTACCTGGTCTACGGCGACCTCGACTTCGAGGTGCCCATCGGGCAGGACGGCGACAACTGGGACCGCTTCAGCGTGCGCTTCGAAGAGGTGCACCAGTCGCTCCGCATCCTCGAGCAGTGCCTGGACAAGATGCCGGACGAGGGGCCTGTGTCCGTGTCCGACCCGCGCATCACGCTGCCGCCGAAGAGCGCGGTGTACTCGACCATCGAGGGCACCATCGCGCACTTCAAGCTCATCATGGAGGGCCTCAAGCCCCCCAAGGGCGAGGTCTACAGCTTCACCGAGGCCGGCAACGGCGAGCTCGGCTTCTTCATCGTCAGCGACGGCAGCGGCACCCCCTACCGCATCCGCGTGAGGCCCCCCTGCTGGTACAACCTGCAGGCGGTGCGCGAGATGATCATGGGCGACATGATCGCGGACATCATCCCAACGTTCGGGTCGATCAACATGATCGGCGGCGAGTGCGATCGCTGAGGTCTATTCAACTATGTCGACGTTTACCCTGAACGGGAAAGAAGTCCCCTTCGAAGCGGGCGAGACGATCATGCAGGCCGCGTGGCGCGCCGGCATCGAGATCCCGCACTACTGCTGGCACCCGGGGCTCAGCATCGCCGCCAACTGCCGCATGTGCCTGGTGCACATCGAGAGCGGCCGTCAGATGGCGATGCCCATCGTCAAGTGGGACGAGAAGAAGAAGGCCTATGTCCCCGACACCAAGCCCAAGCTGACGCCCGCGTGCCAGCAGACGGCGGCCGAGGGCATGGTCATCAGCAGCGAGAGCGCGGAGGTCAAGCAGGCCCAGAGCGCCGTCCAGGAGCTGCTGCTGCTCAACCACCCGGTGGACTGCCCCATCTGCGACCAAGCGGGTGAGTGCAAGCTGCAGGACTACTACTACGAGCACCAGAGCACGGCGAAGCGCAAGCTCACCGAGCCCGTGCACAAGCCCAAGGGCGTGCGCTTCGGACCCACCATCGTGTACGACGCCGAGCGCTGCATCATGTGCACCCGCTGCATCCGCGTGTGTGACGAACTGGCGGGCGACCCGGTGCTCGACATGCGCGAGCGCGGCAACCGCAACGAGATCACGGTGGCCCAGGGGCGCGAGCTCGACCACCGCTACACGCTCATGACCGAGCACGTCTGCCCGGTCGGCGCGCTCACCAGCAAGGACTTCCGCTTCAAGGCGCGCGTCTGGTTCCTCAAGAGCCAGGAGGGCGTGTGCTCGGGCTGCGCCACGGGCTGCAACACGCACGTGGACTTCGACCCGCGCTACGGCAAGGTCTACCGCCTGCGCCCGCGCGACAACATGGACGTGAACAAGTTCTGGATGTGCGACGACGGCATGATGACGTACCGCCGCCAGAGCGAGGATCGCGTGCTGGCCGCCACCATTGGTCGTGGCGAGGCGCGGGTGCCCGCGTTCGGCGATGAACCCGTCGCGCGCGCGGCGCAGCAGCTCGGCGCCGTCACGTCGAACAAGATCGGCGTGGTCCTCAGCGCCCAGCACAGCAACGAGGACAACTACGCGCTGGCGCAGCTGGCCAAGAAGCTGGGCACCACCAAGCTCTACCTTGCCGGCCTGGACGCCGAGCGCGAGGGCTGGGTGGCGGACGCCATCTTGCGCAGCGCCGACCCCAACCCCAACACGGCGGGCGCGCGGCTCGCGGCGGGCGGCGCTCTCGACGAGACCACCGAGGATCTCTTGCAGGACATCCTGGGCGGCGAGGTCGAGGCGGTCATCGCGCTCGGCGCGGCCAGCCTCGAGAACCTGGCCGAGCTCGAGGCCCTGACCAAGCTGGACGCCGTCGTCAGCCTCACCAGCCACGTGGGCGCGTTGCCCGCGACGGCGAGCGTGGTGCTGCCCGTCGCCAGCGTGTTCGAGACGCACGGCACCTTCGTGAACGCGAAGGGCATGAGCCAGGCCTTCCGCCGCGCCGTCACCGCACAGGCGGGCATCGAGCCGGGCTGGAAGACGGTCGCCGACCTGGCGCGCGCCATGGGTCACGACCTGGCGCTCGGCGGGCTGCAAGACATCCGTAGCAAGCTGGCCAAGACGGCCGCGGAGAGCGTCGCCGCCAGCGGCGCGGAGGCACGCGCATGACCACCGGACTCCTGCTGATCACCACGGCGCTGAAGATCCTCTTCATCCTGCTGGTCACCGTGGGGGCCTTCGCGCCCATGCTGGTGTGGGCCGAGCGCCGCCAGAGCGCCATGATGCAAGACCGCATCGGCCCGCACCGCGCAGGCATCCGGCTCCCGTCCGGCGCGGCAGATGCGTTCCGCGCCTCCGTCGCGCCCATGCGGCTCGGGGCGCTGGGGGCGGGGGGGCTGGGCGCGCTGACCCTGCTCCTGCTCGCGTACATGTGGGCCAGTGATCAACCGGCGATGCTGCCGGCGTCCCCTGCGGAGTTGGCGGCGATGGGTGTCGGCCTCTTGGCGCTCGGTGGCCTGCTCGACGTCGGCGCCAAGATTCACCAGATGCTGGCCGACAACGGCGGCAACATCTCGCTCGCGGGTCTGCTGCACCCACTCGCAGACGCCCTGAAGTTCATCTTCAAGGAGGACTTCGTCCCGCCCAAGGCCGACAAGCTGCTGCACTCCCTGGCGCCCATCGTCACGCTCATGCCGGCCATCGCGGTGTTCGCGGTCATCCCCTTCACCGACGTGCTCTACCTCGAGCACTGGGACGCGGTCGTTCCGCGCAACGGTGTGGTCGCGGACGCCACCGCCATCCCCATGCAGGTGGCCAACCTGAACGTCGGCGTGCTCTTCCTGTTCGCCATCGCGGGCACGGGCATCATCGGCGCGGCCATCGGCGGCTACGCCTCGGACAACAAGTACTCGCTCATCGGCGGCATCCGCGCGGCGAGCCAGATGGTCAGCTACGAGGTCGCCCTCGGCCTCACCATCGTGCCGTGCTTCATGATCTACGACTCGCTGCGGCTCGAGGCCATGGCGACCTGGCAGCACGACAACGGCGTGTGGGGCGTGTGCGTGCTCCCCATCACCATCGCCTTCGTGCTCTTCTTCACGGCAGCCATCGCCGAGACCAAGCGCATCCCGTTCGACCTCCCCGAGGGTGAGTCCGAGCTGGTGGGGGGCTACCTCACCGAGTACTCCGGCATGAAGTTCGGCATGTTCTTCATGAGCGAGTTCATCGAGGTGGTGGGCTTGGCGGCCGTCGCCGCGGTCATCTTCTTCGGCGGCTGGGACCTGCCCTTCGTGTACCGCGACGGAATCGACCTCCCGGGCGTGTGGGACGCGCAGCTGGCGTCGTTCATCATGGGCGTCCCGTACAACGCGGCCGCACCCGGCATCGACGCCACGGGCATCGCGCTCGCGCACTGGGGCGTGCTCGCCATCGGCGTCGCAGGCTTCCTCGGCAAGATCGTCGCGCTCATCTGGTTCCAGCTGCTCACGCGTTGGTCGCTGCCCCGCTTCCGCTACGACCAGATGATGCAGCTGTGCTGGAAGGGCCTGCTCCCCGCCGCGCTGGGCAACATCCTGTTCACGGGTGTGGTCGTGCTGCTCGGCGAGGGCGCGCTCAGGGTGGCCGTGTGGAGCGGCACCGCCGTCACCGTCGGCAGCCTGGTCTTCTTCTTCCTCCCTGCGTTCAAGCGCGACCCGCGCACGGTTGGCACCGCCCAGCCGGCCGCGTCCTGACTCTGGAGTTCTCATGGCTGCCACCGTCAAGGTCATCACCAAGCCCGCCCGCACCGTCGCCGAACAGGCCTATGTGCCCGCTATCGCGTCGGGTCTGCGCCTCACCATGGGGCGCTTCTTCAAGAACACGTTCAGCAGCCGGGAAGAGGGCGAGATCGTCACCCTCATGTACCCGGAGGAGACCGAGGCCTACCCCGAGCGCTTCCGCGGCATCCACCGCCTGACGCAGCGGGCCGACGGGTCTCCGCGCTGCGTGGCCTGCCTGTGCTGCAGCACGGCGTGTCCCGCGCAGTGCATCCACATCGAGGCCGGCGAGTACGACGAGGAGGACCCGCGCCACGGGTACGAGCGCTACCCCGTCACGTTCGTGATCGACGAGCTGCGCTGCATCTTCTGCGGGTACTGCGTCGAGGCGTGCCCGTGCGACGCCATCCGCATGGACACCGGCGCCCACATGCCGCCCAGCACCTCGCGCGAGCACTTCCTCTACGACAAGGAGACGCTGCTGTCGCTCCCCGGGCGCGACGGGAGCTACCTCACGGCCAACCCGCGCCACGAGCCGGGCGACGCGACGCACCCCGGCGTGGACCGCGAACGCGGACACTGACAGCTCCGACGCGATGAGCTGCGCTGGGTGGCGCCGCTCCAGATGAGGAAGGCTCGGGGTGCGGACCCCGGGCCTTCTTCGCGTCGGCTCGGGCTCGTGCGCGCGTGTGGTGTGCGGACGCGCCTACGTGCCTCCACCGAGGCGCGCTGCTAGGCTCGCTCGATCATGTCCGAGTCGACCAAGCGCTCCGCACTCACCACCGCAGTACATGGCGGCGAGCCGCGCTCCTACCCGTATGACGCGCTCGCCGCGCCCATCGCGCAGACCGCCACCTACTCCTTCGCCAACACGGAGGAGCTCATCCACTACTTCGAAGGGCGCATCGAGCGCATGGAGTACGGGCGCTACGGCAACCCGACCGTCGCGCTCGTGGAGAAGAAGG
It includes:
- a CDS encoding (2Fe-2S)-binding protein, with protein sequence MSTFTLNGKEVPFEAGETIMQAAWRAGIEIPHYCWHPGLSIAANCRMCLVHIESGRQMAMPIVKWDEKKKAYVPDTKPKLTPACQQTAAEGMVISSESAEVKQAQSAVQELLLLNHPVDCPICDQAGECKLQDYYYEHQSTAKRKLTEPVHKPKGVRFGPTIVYDAERCIMCTRCIRVCDELAGDPVLDMRERGNRNEITVAQGRELDHRYTLMTEHVCPVGALTSKDFRFKARVWFLKSQEGVCSGCATGCNTHVDFDPRYGKVYRLRPRDNMDVNKFWMCDDGMMTYRRQSEDRVLAATIGRGEARVPAFGDEPVARAAQQLGAVTSNKIGVVLSAQHSNEDNYALAQLAKKLGTTKLYLAGLDAEREGWVADAILRSADPNPNTAGARLAAGGALDETTEDLLQDILGGEVEAVIALGAASLENLAELEALTKLDAVVSLTSHVGALPATASVVLPVASVFETHGTFVNAKGMSQAFRRAVTAQAGIEPGWKTVADLARAMGHDLALGGLQDIRSKLAKTAAESVAASGAEARA
- a CDS encoding NADH-quinone oxidoreductase subunit H → MTTGLLLITTALKILFILLVTVGAFAPMLVWAERRQSAMMQDRIGPHRAGIRLPSGAADAFRASVAPMRLGALGAGGLGALTLLLLAYMWASDQPAMLPASPAELAAMGVGLLALGGLLDVGAKIHQMLADNGGNISLAGLLHPLADALKFIFKEDFVPPKADKLLHSLAPIVTLMPAIAVFAVIPFTDVLYLEHWDAVVPRNGVVADATAIPMQVANLNVGVLFLFAIAGTGIIGAAIGGYASDNKYSLIGGIRAASQMVSYEVALGLTIVPCFMIYDSLRLEAMATWQHDNGVWGVCVLPITIAFVLFFTAAIAETKRIPFDLPEGESELVGGYLTEYSGMKFGMFFMSEFIEVVGLAAVAAVIFFGGWDLPFVYRDGIDLPGVWDAQLASFIMGVPYNAAAPGIDATGIALAHWGVLAIGVAGFLGKIVALIWFQLLTRWSLPRFRYDQMMQLCWKGLLPAALGNILFTGVVVLLGEGALRVAVWSGTAVTVGSLVFFFLPAFKRDPRTVGTAQPAAS
- a CDS encoding NADH-quinone oxidoreductase subunit I, producing the protein MAATVKVITKPARTVAEQAYVPAIASGLRLTMGRFFKNTFSSREEGEIVTLMYPEETEAYPERFRGIHRLTQRADGSPRCVACLCCSTACPAQCIHIEAGEYDEEDPRHGYERYPVTFVIDELRCIFCGYCVEACPCDAIRMDTGAHMPPSTSREHFLYDKETLLSLPGRDGSYLTANPRHEPGDATHPGVDRERGH